The stretch of DNA ACGCCTCGGCGCTTCGGCGTGAAGCCGCGGTTTGAACCCGATGATCAGATGATACAACCGCCAATTGTTTGGGCGAAGAATGACCTCGAATGATCTCTTCAAGCAAGTCATCCGCTTCGGGATAATTGACGGCGAATTGGACATCGATGTCTTGGTAGACGAAACGGTCCGGACGATCTCGCGGCGGGTTCGCCGCATCAAACACTACCTGCGTCCTTTGGCGAACTGAACCAGGTAGATGCGTTGCCAGCCGTTCAAGCAGTTGCGCACGTTCGCGATGCAACCACATCGGATCAGGCGAACGAGGAGGTGCCGAAGGGGCTAGCACGTTGTAGCCGTCAATCAGAAGCAAAAGGGACATACGCCCAGCATAAGGCCTGCTGGCGACAAA from Rubripirellula amarantea encodes:
- a CDS encoding NYN domain-containing protein, whose translation is MSLLLLIDGYNVLAPSAPPRSPDPMWLHRERAQLLERLATHLPGSVRQRTQVVFDAANPPRDRPDRFVYQDIDVQFAVNYPEADDLLEEIIRGHSSPKQLAVVSSDHRVQTAASRRSAEAFDSQSWLDSLLDGNLRLSPRANVIDRDAGEGRGDHGDDDLKLKAEDVNDWMDEFGF